A genomic segment from Diospyros lotus cultivar Yz01 chromosome 5, ASM1463336v1, whole genome shotgun sequence encodes:
- the LOC127801261 gene encoding protein trichome birefringence-like 23 isoform X2: protein MRLDFKNNPFPFSSFSPAHKRNHAFVKFFVCCLLFGLVFRFFFSSSIQLSSDSADPVDLEGTLPPSVGLPPAFEKLPVTEIQDTPSVSDHFRVTETQSSLNIEECDLFTGHWIPNPSGPFYSNESCREIEAHQNCMTNGRPDSGYLYWRWKPRDCELPKFDAGKFLRLMRNKSWAFIGDSIQRNHVQSLLCTLSQVEQAIDVYHDEYYRSRKWHFPSHNFTLSVIWTPFLIKAAIFEDINGVSSADIQLHLDKLDSLWTKQYKNFDYMIIAGGKWFLKTAIYYENEAIKGCHSCQGKNLKELGFEYAYRKGLQLIYNFITSSKHKAYVFFRTATPDHFENGEWFSGGYCNRSAPFKEGEIDISSLDAAMRNIELEEFEKAASMAAEKGVSLKLLDTTRLSLLRPDGHPGVYRQFQPFAKDKNAKVQNDCLHWCLPGPIDSWNDLMMKMLSSGQEL, encoded by the exons ATGAGGTTGGATTTCAAAAACAACCCATTTCCGTTTTCATCATTCTCCCCTGCTCACAAGCGCAATCATGCGTTTGTGAAATTTTTTGTGTGTTGTCTCTTGTTCGGTCTCGTTTTCCGCTTCTTTTTCTCGAGCTCTATCCAATTGTCTTCGGACTCTGCTGATCCAGTTGACCTGGAAGGGACCTTGCCACCTTCCGTCGGTCTTCCGCCGGCCTTCGAAAAACTTCCGGTGACTGAGATCCAGGATACGCCGTCGGTTTCTGATCATTTTCGGGTCACTGAAACTCAAAGTTCTCTGAATATTG AAGAATGCGACTTATTTACGGGGCATTGGATCCCAAATCCTTCCGGTCCATTTTACTCTAACGAGAGCTGCCGTGAAATTGAAGCTCATCAGAATTGTATGACAAACGGGCGCCCTGATTCGGGGTATCTTTACTGGAGGTGGAAGCCACGCGACTGCGAGTTGCCCAAGTTTGATGCCGGGAAGTTTCTTCGTTTGATGAGGAATAAATCATGGGCCTTCATCGGTGATTCAATCCAACGTAATCATGTCCAGTCGCTACTTTGCACTCTGTCACAG GTGGAACAAGCCATTGATGTCTACCACGACGAGTATTACAGATCCAGAAAGTGGCATTTTCCCTCTCACAACTTCACCCTTTCAGTGATTTGGACCCCCTTCCTTATAAAAGCTGCCATTTTCGAAGACATAAATGGAGTTTCATCCGCTGATATTCAACTTCATCTTGACAAGCTCGATTCATTATGGACCAAACAATACAAGAATTTTGATTACATGATAATTGCTGGTGGGAAGTGGTTTCTCAAAACAGCGATCTACTATGAGAATGAAGCGATCAAGGGCTGCCATTCCTGCCAAGGTAAGAATTTGAAGGAGCTGGGATTTGAATATGCTTATCGCAAAGGACTGCAGCTTATCTACAACTTCATAACAAGCTCAAAACACAAAGCATACGTGTTCTTTAGAACCGCCACGCCGGATCACTTTGAGAATGGAGAGTGGTTCAGCGGGGGTTACTGCAACAGAAGTGCGCCATTCAAAGAAGGGGAAATTGATATAAGCAGCCTTGACGCAGCAATGCGAAACATCGAGTTGGAAGAGTTCGAGAAGGCAGCATCCATGGCAGCCGAAAAAGGGGTCTCCTTGAAGCTGTTGGACACAACCCGGCTTTCATTGTTGAGGCCTGACGGGCACCCGGGAGTGTACAGGCAGTTCCAGCCCTTTGCCAAGGATAAAAATGCAAAAGTTCAGAATGATTGCCTGCATTGGTGCTTGCCTGGGCCGATAGATTCATGGAACGACTTGATGATGAAAATGTTGTCCAGTGGTCAAGAACTATGA
- the LOC127801261 gene encoding protein trichome birefringence-like 23 isoform X1 encodes MRLDFKNNPFPFSSFSPAHKRNHAFVKFFVCCLLFGLVFRFFFSSSIQLSSDSADPVDLEGTLPPSVGLPPAFEKLPVTEIQDTPSVSDHFRVTETQSSLNIATEECDLFTGHWIPNPSGPFYSNESCREIEAHQNCMTNGRPDSGYLYWRWKPRDCELPKFDAGKFLRLMRNKSWAFIGDSIQRNHVQSLLCTLSQVEQAIDVYHDEYYRSRKWHFPSHNFTLSVIWTPFLIKAAIFEDINGVSSADIQLHLDKLDSLWTKQYKNFDYMIIAGGKWFLKTAIYYENEAIKGCHSCQGKNLKELGFEYAYRKGLQLIYNFITSSKHKAYVFFRTATPDHFENGEWFSGGYCNRSAPFKEGEIDISSLDAAMRNIELEEFEKAASMAAEKGVSLKLLDTTRLSLLRPDGHPGVYRQFQPFAKDKNAKVQNDCLHWCLPGPIDSWNDLMMKMLSSGQEL; translated from the exons ATGAGGTTGGATTTCAAAAACAACCCATTTCCGTTTTCATCATTCTCCCCTGCTCACAAGCGCAATCATGCGTTTGTGAAATTTTTTGTGTGTTGTCTCTTGTTCGGTCTCGTTTTCCGCTTCTTTTTCTCGAGCTCTATCCAATTGTCTTCGGACTCTGCTGATCCAGTTGACCTGGAAGGGACCTTGCCACCTTCCGTCGGTCTTCCGCCGGCCTTCGAAAAACTTCCGGTGACTGAGATCCAGGATACGCCGTCGGTTTCTGATCATTTTCGGGTCACTGAAACTCAAAGTTCTCTGAATATTG CCACAGAAGAATGCGACTTATTTACGGGGCATTGGATCCCAAATCCTTCCGGTCCATTTTACTCTAACGAGAGCTGCCGTGAAATTGAAGCTCATCAGAATTGTATGACAAACGGGCGCCCTGATTCGGGGTATCTTTACTGGAGGTGGAAGCCACGCGACTGCGAGTTGCCCAAGTTTGATGCCGGGAAGTTTCTTCGTTTGATGAGGAATAAATCATGGGCCTTCATCGGTGATTCAATCCAACGTAATCATGTCCAGTCGCTACTTTGCACTCTGTCACAG GTGGAACAAGCCATTGATGTCTACCACGACGAGTATTACAGATCCAGAAAGTGGCATTTTCCCTCTCACAACTTCACCCTTTCAGTGATTTGGACCCCCTTCCTTATAAAAGCTGCCATTTTCGAAGACATAAATGGAGTTTCATCCGCTGATATTCAACTTCATCTTGACAAGCTCGATTCATTATGGACCAAACAATACAAGAATTTTGATTACATGATAATTGCTGGTGGGAAGTGGTTTCTCAAAACAGCGATCTACTATGAGAATGAAGCGATCAAGGGCTGCCATTCCTGCCAAGGTAAGAATTTGAAGGAGCTGGGATTTGAATATGCTTATCGCAAAGGACTGCAGCTTATCTACAACTTCATAACAAGCTCAAAACACAAAGCATACGTGTTCTTTAGAACCGCCACGCCGGATCACTTTGAGAATGGAGAGTGGTTCAGCGGGGGTTACTGCAACAGAAGTGCGCCATTCAAAGAAGGGGAAATTGATATAAGCAGCCTTGACGCAGCAATGCGAAACATCGAGTTGGAAGAGTTCGAGAAGGCAGCATCCATGGCAGCCGAAAAAGGGGTCTCCTTGAAGCTGTTGGACACAACCCGGCTTTCATTGTTGAGGCCTGACGGGCACCCGGGAGTGTACAGGCAGTTCCAGCCCTTTGCCAAGGATAAAAATGCAAAAGTTCAGAATGATTGCCTGCATTGGTGCTTGCCTGGGCCGATAGATTCATGGAACGACTTGATGATGAAAATGTTGTCCAGTGGTCAAGAACTATGA